ttgccaacttggacttcccaagcgcttagtacagtgctctgcacacagtaagcgctcaatcaatacgattgattgactgaggagaccAACTGCTCCTGCCCCACTCAACATGGCGGACGGGAGTGCGGCCTCCTTCACCCACCCGCGCCGCCTGAGGAGCTCTCGCGAGACTACGCGCGCCGCCGGCTGAGAGCCCGCGCGAGCCGGCGCCGAACTCTCGCGAGATCGGGGAgccctggggggagagggaggaggccttccctcagcgGTGGGCTTCGGAGAAGATGGCGGACGGCGGCGCGGGCAGCAACGGGGACGCCGTGGTCGTGGCTCTGCCCGTGGGGAAGGCGGCAGGTGAGTgtcggggggctcgggggggaCACCCCCCTACGTCTCTGCTGCCTGTTTCCTGCCTTTCCGAGGTGAGGGGATGACCGTTACAGGGCGCATGGAGGCGGAGTCCCCGCCCCCTCAGGCGCCTCATGGCCACGCCCccctggctctgtggaaagagcccgggctttggatcaatcaatcaatcaatcaatcgtatttattgagcgcttactgtgtgcagagcactgtgctaagcgcttgggaaggacaagttggcgacatatagagacagtccctacccaacagtgggctcacagtcttcccttcctctccatcccccatcttacctccttcccttccccacaccacttgtacatatatgtatatatacatatatatgtatgtatatgtatgtatatatatacacagcatatatgtatatatgtttgtacatatttatcactatttactttacttgtacatatctattctattcgttttattttgttagtatgtttggttttgttctctgtctcccccttttagactgtgagaaaagtgcttcgcatgtatatatacatatatatgtgtatatatatacacagcatatatgtatatatgtttgtacatatttatcactatttacttgtacatatctattctattcattttattttgttagtatgcttggttttgttctctgtctcccccttttagactgtgagaaaagtgcttcgcacgtagtaatcgctgtattaataacaatcattcggtcgtatttattgagcgcttattgtgtgcagagcactgtactaagcgcctgggaagtccaagttggcaacatatagagacggtccctacccaacagtgggctcacagtctagaagggggagacagagaacaaaacattaacagaataaaataaataaatagagtaataaatacgtacaaatatatatacacatatacaggatcaccatgatcactttgtatcccccccagcgtttagaacagtaattcgcacgtagtaagcgctgtattaatcatattcattcatccattcaatcgtatttattgagcggttactgtgtgcagagcactggactaagcgcttgggaagtacaagttggcaacatatagagatggtccctacccaacagcgagcgggctcacagtctagaagggggagacagacaacaaaacatattaacaaaataaaataaatagaatatgtacaagtaaaataaatagagtaataaatacgaataaacatacatgcatatatacaggatcaccatgatcaccttgtataccccccagcgcttaaaacagtgcttcgcacatagtaaacgctgtaTTAagaagtcattcattaattcattcaatcgtatttgagcagttactgtgtgcagagcactgtactaagcgcttgggaagtacaagttggcaacatacagagacggtccccacccaacagcgggcgggctcacagtctagaagggggagacaaacaacaaaacaaaacatattaataaaataaatagaataaatatgtacaaaataaataaataataataatcatggcgcttactacgtgcaaagcactgttctaagcattggggaggttgcaaggtgattagtttgtcccacgtggggctcaccgtcttcacccccattttccagatgagggaactgaggcccagagaagtgaagcgacttgcccaaagtcacccagctgacaattggcggagccgggatttgaacccctgactccaaaacccgggctcttagcaaggagccacgctgcttctccagagcctCGATGGTCACGTGCCCCTCGAGGTCACGCCCACACACAAAGTCACGCCCACTTTCATTGCCTCAAGGGTCACGTGTCCCTCTCTGCCCCCGAGACCACGCCCCCCTCCGTTCGTCGTGGCCATTCACGACCCCGATGGTCACGTGCTCCGGGGGCTGCGCCCCTTTATCTGACCACGCCCATTCTTCTGCCCCTGATGGTCACGTGTCCCAGAGGCCGCGCCCCTCCTCGTCCCAGATGGTCACGTGTCCCCGGTGGCCGCGCCCATCTGACCCTGTTGGCCACGCCCCTTGCCctggaggccacgcccccttcaccACCGGCGTTCCTGCCCACGctgggcttacagtcgagaaggggggagacaggcatcaaagcaagtaaacaggcgtcactataataaatagaattatattcattcactcattcaatcgcatttattgagcgcttactgagtgcagagcactgtactgagcacttgggaagtacaagtcagcaacatatagagacggtccctacccagcagcgggctcacagtctagaagggggaaacagacaacaaaacaaaacattaacaaaataaaataaatagcattcattcattcagttgtatttattgagcggttactgtgtgcagagcactgtactaagcgcttgggaagtacaagttggcaacatgtagagacggttcctacccaacagcgggttcacagtctataagggggagacagacagcaaaacaaaacatgttaaccaaataaaataaatagaataaatatgtacaaataaaataaattgagtaatacatacgtacaaacatatatacatatatacagaataaatatgtacaagtaaaataaatagagtaataaatatgtacaaacatatatacaggtgtggggaggggaaggaggtgaggagggggagaggaaggagggggctcagtctgcgcatcaaaacaagtaaataggcatcaatataaataaatggaattataggtatgtacatattcattaattctttcagtcgtatttattgagtgcttactgtgtgcagagcaccgtactaagtgcttgagaagtacaagttggccatatatagagatggtccctacccagcaatgtgcttacagtctagaagggggagacagacaacaaaacaaaacatgtagacaggtgtcaaaaccgtcagaataaatagaattatagctatatgcacatctttaacaaaagtaattcattcatatgtacaactaaaataaatagagtaataaatctgtacaaatatccacaagtgctgtggggtggggagagaggggtggagcaaagggagagatTCGGAGCGATACGGAGGGGAGGGTGAggcgaggaagaggggggcttagcctgggaaggcctcttggaggaggtgagccttcagtagagctttgaagggaggaagtgtgattggagaatttgtggagggagggcattccatagataggacgggggccagggatcgacggtgggacaggcgagaacgaggcccagtgaagaggttagcggcggcagaggagcggagtatgcgggctgggatggtgaaagcgaaaagggaggtgaggtaagaaggggcaagatgatggagagctttgaagccattagtggagtttttgtgtgatacggaggttgacaggcaacaactggagatttttgaggaagggggtgaaatgcccagaacgtttctgtagaaagataacaatgatggcatttattaagcgcttactatgtgtaaagcatccgggcagcagagtgaagcatagactgaagtggggagagacaggaggttgggaggtcagaaaggaggctgatgtagtaatccggtcgggacaggatgagtgttTGTACTAACATGgaggcggtttggatggagaagaaagggcggatcttggtgatgttgtgaaggtgagacctacaggctttggtgacggattggatgctcATATGCCGtgaaccagggtagatacaatataatcagagcgGACACCGTCCCCGTCTCAGTTGAGACTCTACTAACGCTgtcattttctcccaagcacttaggacagtgctctgcacagaagtgctctataaatactactgactgcttTTGTCAGTGTAATCCCTACCATGATCGCAACAAAGCCGAGGAAGCTGGAAGGATCAATAACTGCAGCTTTGCTTTACTTCAGTGAGCTTAGTTTTTAGCTGGAGGAAGTAGTGGATTGCTTTGCTTTCACAGGTTAAGTTATGGTGAGGATTCAATTCGGCTTCTAGTTTACCATGAAACGTTGCCTACTTTTCTCAAAGAAAAGGGCACCAAGCCTTACCTAAAGCCTTCCCTCCAGGAGAATAGATAAGCAGTGGAAAGgccccccgggcctggcagtcagaggacctgggttctaattccaactccaccacacaacgtgtgaccctgggcaagtcacgtcgcttctctgtgcctgcttcctcatctgtaaaatgggggtgaaataagagattgtgtccaacctgcttattttatatctacctcagtgcttggcacagagtaagtcctccgtggcctagtggtagagcacaggtccgggtgtcagaaggacctgggttgtaattccactcagccacttgtctactgcgtgaccatgggcaagtcacttcacttctctgtgcctccgttccctcatctgtaaaataataataataataatggcatttgttaagcgcttactatgtgcagagcactgttctaagcactggggggatacagggtgatcccagcacgtagaacaaatgtctggcacatagaaagtgctcaacaaatactattattgttattattttcaataCTTTCAGTCAGTGGaacttattgagcagttactgtatgcagagcgcctcactaagcgcttgggagagtacagtagaagactataacagacacattccttcccccaaaaccacagtcatcatcatcagggagGCAGCAGGCGGGAacgtgggtgggtgggcaggcaggtggatGGCTGGCCCTCGGGGACATCTTCCTGTCTCCCTTTCAGTGGACCGTATGATCCAGGACAAGAACCACCTGTTCACCTCCACCCAGTGTAAAGTGTGCAACGCCCTGCTCATCTCCGAGTCCCAGAAACTGGCCCACTACCAGGTATCCCGGGCCTTGGGGTCGGGGGTGGCCCTGGGCCAGAGTTGGGGGCCTATGAGGTGGTGGGGGGTCTTACCAACATTGAAGTTTCCCGGGGCTTGTCTTGAAGATGGGGTCGGGGCGGAGGTGGGGATAGTGAGGTAGAGCGTCGGATGAGGCGTCTGGGTGATTTCTCACTGTTTcccggggtgggcgggggtcCTTTCCAGAGCAAGAAACACGCCAACAAAGTCAGGCGGTATCTGTCCATCCACGGCGAGGAGGAGTTTACCCAGGGGAAGAGGATGAAGATGGATTCCTCACAGGTAACCAGACCCTCGGGGGCCGCTCAGCTGGCCAGTGGGAGAGACCACTTAGCCAAGCCTGTCAGGTCGGGGACACTGGGCTGCCCTCACCCCTCCGGGACTCGACACCAAAACTCCAGCTTTCCATGCCCGCTGGCCCGCCcgccctctacctccgggccccttcccccccagccaACACAGCTCGACCCCTTGAGCGGCCAGGAAAGGTGTCGGAGAATATATCGATGgagtttgtggagcacttaccgtttgcggtagaaaagcagtgtggtgtagtgggtagagcccggacctgggagtaagacggtcatgggttccaatgctgactctgccacttgtcagctgtgtgaccttgggcaggttgcttaacttctcattgcctcagttacctcatctgtaaaatgaggattaagactgggagacccacgtgggacggggactgtgtccagcccgatttgcttatatccaccccagcgcttagtacagtgcctggcacgtaataagcacttaacaaatctctctctctctttttttttttttttaataaggacttgggagaggacaatagagtgggtagacaagatccccgccctcaaggggcttccagtctaacggGGAAGGCAGACTTTAAAGTAAGTTTCAGACGAGGGAGCAACTGAGTATGAGGACGcggatacaagtgctgtggaatggAAATGTCATCGCCTCTTAGGGTTGAAatcaagtgcatgggagaggcaataaggagggagaatggggtggggagatgagacgttgatccaggagggcttcctgggggaggtaggatttcagcaggactatgaataataataataataatgatgatgatggcatttattaagcgcttactatgtgcaaagcactgttctaagcgctggggcagatacaaggtaatcaagttgtctcgtgtggggctcacagacttaattcccattttccagatgaggaaactgacacacagagaagttgcccaaagtcacacagctgacaagtggcggagccaggatttgaacccatgacctctgactccaaagactgacTCCATTTGCCCCAAAATGAgatcccaggtgtcctgactccccaccctgtgccctttccactaagcctcactgggCAGTGGTTCCCCCTCTCGGAGGGGTGGGGCCTGTTAAGAGAGGCCCGGGTTCCTGGTCTCTGTGTGTTTGGgaacctctgctctgcccctcccAGACTTGCTTGTCACATCTTCCCTTTCTCTTAAATGCCGGTCATGTGGCATGGAAGGCGGAGGCCAGTGGCCCACCTTCTCCCAGGGAGCGGCCAAGCACCTCAAGAAGAGCCTGGCCTGACGTGGCAGGAATGGCTCCGTCCATCCGGGCCTGACCGGCGGCCTCCCACTCCCGGGAGGCCCCACCGGAAGGGAGAGTCCAGCCAGAGGAACAGTGGCCAAGGCCCTGGGACATGCTTGGGTGTCACGCCCATCGCCCTACAGGGGCTGAGTCTGGCCTGGAGGGCCTCCTTTCCCACAATCTGACACGATCCCGCCTCACTGCGGTCACTGCCTCTCGGAGCCGGATACCGGACCGTCCTGAGGGGAAGGAGTAGGCGGACGAGGGGCTGAGGGGCTCCCGTTGGTTCGGTGGCTGACGCACCCCAGAGCCATACCGGaaacgggggccgggggggggccgaTCTGTAGCGCGGACCCCTCCCGTAACTAACCTACAGACCTCCACCCGTTCCTTCTCCCGGCCAGGAGAGCGGCCGAGCCGAGGACAGGAACAAATGCTGCCCTGTCTGTAACATGACCTTTTCCTCGCCCGTCGTGGCCCAGTCGCACTACCTGGGGAAGACCCACGCCAAGAACCTGAAGctgaagcagcagcagccgccgcccCCCCCGCACCACACCGAAGGTACCGCCAGCCACAGCTCCGCCCGGGGCCCcggtacccccccaccccccgtgagACGACCGGACTGGCCGGTTGCTGTGACCCTGGGAGCACAGGGCGGTTGGAATCCTCTGGGAGAGGCCCAGGCTTGGCATTCAAGTTGTAAGGGAAGTCTTGAGTGGTATCGGAACTCCCCAAACCCACCCCGAGGGTCTCCCTCCCTGACGCTcggcctctcctcccccccagctcAGGCGAGGCTCCCCGccagccccagcccggcccccgtCAGCACGCCCTCTCTCGAGGTGAGCCAGGATCCGTCGTCCGACCCGGACCGGTTCTGCCGCCTGTGCCACGCCACCTTCAACAACCCCACGGTGGCCCGCCAGCACTACGTCGGCAAGAAGCACAAGAAGCAGGAGACGAAGCTCAGGCTGTTGGCTCACTACGGGCACAGCCCGGACTCCCCCGTGGCTTCTTCCGGTGAGAGGTCGGCCCccccgaggggaggagggggcagctgGGCCCGGGGGGTCCGGAGCCGGAGGCTCTGGAGAGCCAGGGGAAaaggcccagccctgggagtcaggatgtgggttctaatcccagctccaccccatgtctgctgtgtgaccttgggcaagtcacttcacttccctgggactcagttacctgatctgtaaaactgggattaagactgaagccccgtgtgggacatggattgtgtccaacctgattagcttgtatctaccattttaaaaacactAAACAAAAAAGCAGCcaaccctctctccctcactcactCAGGCACACTGGATTCTATCCCTCACTGAACTTGCTAaatggcacaatcaatcaatcaatcgtatttattgagcgcttactgtgtgcagagcaccgtactaagcgcttgggaagtacaagtttggcaacacactgttctttaaaacaaacaaccaaaaaaaataaaaaaagaatcttcaagccctcctaaaatcacatctcctccagaaagccttccctgcttaacctctcatctccccaccctattctccatcccttctgcgtcacctaggcGCTTGGGTCTTCCTTCCTTAAAGCACTTTGAGACTCACCCCGGACGCTAGTCCTCTCCCACATGCTTtctgaagtgcttggcacaaggtaagcgctcaataaatatgtgccattgtttgatcgactgattggcgattgtgtcccccttttagactgtgagcccactgttgggtagggactgtctctgtatgttgccaatttgtacttcccaagcgcttagtacagtgctctgcacatagtaagcgctcaataaatacgattgatgttgatctGGAGTAAACCGAATACCTTCTCTGGGAACTCCTGGTCGGGAAAGCCCTTCAGAGCTCCTGAAGGTGGGAGCTGACCTGCAACTTCCGAGTGGGAAACTTTGGACCTGGAGCCGGAAGAGAGAGTAGGCGAGACACCcatggcccatgttctatccactaggccacaccgcttctgtgTTTCGGAGCCACCCTTTTAGAAGGATGCGGTAGCTTTGTTCTCGGTCGCAACCAAGCGTCGCTGCTGATCCTTGAGGATAGGCATTGTATCTTCTAACAATTTaggactcttccaaacgcttagtagaatAGGTTTTCAGCTGCTCGAGGGTGGGGAATCATTTCCTagctgtattgtcttctcccaagcactaagtacagtgctctgcccataggagactgtcagcttcttgaggacagataTCACAACTACTACCATTCCCTCCTaaatgttcagtatagtgctctgcacagagtaagcactcaataaatacctttggttgcTTGGTTGACAGGGACTGGGGAGACCAGCCCCTTCCTGAAGACCCCATCCAAGTGGGGCCTTGTCAGTGAGCGGATCAGGACCCAGAAATCATCCCTCTCAccaggaaatcagtcaatcagtagtatttgctgagcacttaattatgtgcagagcactgtattaagctcttgagagaggaggatgcaacagggttggcagactttatccctgccctcgagcttacggcctagagggaaGTGACCGGAGAGATTCTGGAGTGAGGTGCTTGGGGCTTCTGGGAATGGGGAGGACTCGGTCCCCCCGGTCAATCGGCTGCCGAGGGATGGGGCTCCGGGTGAACGCCCACCGCCACCCCCAGCCGGCTCCCCCATTAACTGGATTCGTTAATGCTGGTGTCCGTTTCAGCTGGGAAGGGTTACCCCTGCAACACGTGCCACCTAGTCCTCAACTCCATAGAGCAGTACCTCGCCCACATCAGCGGCTTCAAACACAAGAACCAGTAAGTAACCTATTCGGCTCTAGGTCGGTCCCGGGGGCTGCCGGCTCGCCCCGGGGCCGAGGGACCCTCAGGGCCGTTGTCATGGGGAGCGGCGGACCCCCAGGAATCGGCCCCCGAGTCTGTCTCTCTGAGGCGGAAATGTGGGCCGGTGGGCTTTGGCGTCTGGGCCTCCCGGGCCCAGTGGTGAGGTGTGTGGACGTGGGGGGCTGGGTCTCTGGCTGATCCCCCAGAGGGCACTGACCCGGCTCCATGGGCACCCAGGGTGAGGCCCCGTTGTTTGTGGGCCCTCCCAATCTGACCTCTTCCGTCCCACTCCCCCCTCTGTCAGGACGCCAGGAGCAGGGCCGGCCCCAGGGCGCTTCGCCAGGCAGCAGTA
This sequence is a window from Tachyglossus aculeatus isolate mTacAcu1 chromosome X2, mTacAcu1.pri, whole genome shotgun sequence. Protein-coding genes within it:
- the ZNF346 gene encoding zinc finger protein 346 isoform X1, yielding MADGGAGSNGDAVVVALPVGKAAVDRMIQDKNHLFTSTQCKVCNALLISESQKLAHYQSKKHANKVRRYLSIHGEEEFTQGKRMKMDSSQDLGEDNRVGRQDPRPQGASSLTGKADFKESGRAEDRNKCCPVCNMTFSSPVVAQSHYLGKTHAKNLKLKQQQPPPPPHHTEAQARLPASPSPAPVSTPSLEVSQDPSSDPDRFCRLCHATFNNPTVARQHYVGKKHKKQETKLRLLAHYGHSPDSPVASSAGKGYPCNTCHLVLNSIEQYLAHISGFKHKNQTPGAGPAPGRFARQQYVQEEPTTPGGYSYFSQDF
- the ZNF346 gene encoding zinc finger protein 346 isoform X2, with product MADGGAGSNGDAVVVALPVGKAAVDRMIQDKNHLFTSTQCKVCNALLISESQKLAHYQSKKHANKVRRYLSIHGEEEFTQGKRMKMDSSQESGRAEDRNKCCPVCNMTFSSPVVAQSHYLGKTHAKNLKLKQQQPPPPPHHTEAQARLPASPSPAPVSTPSLEVSQDPSSDPDRFCRLCHATFNNPTVARQHYVGKKHKKQETKLRLLAHYGHSPDSPVASSAGKGYPCNTCHLVLNSIEQYLAHISGFKHKNQTPGAGPAPGRFARQQYVQEEPTTPGGYSYFSQDF